One segment of Streptomyces sp. NA02950 DNA contains the following:
- the xylA gene encoding xylose isomerase, producing the protein MSYIPTPEDRFTFGLWTVGWQGRDPFGDATRPVLDPVGAVTRLAELGAWGVTFHDDDLIPHGAPEAEREARVKRFRQALEATGMTVPMATTNLFTHPVFKDGAFTANDRDVRRYALRKTFRNIDLAVELGATTYVAWGGREGAESGAAKDVRAALDRMKEAFDLLGAYVTEQGYDLRFAIEPKPNEPRGDILLPTVGHALAFIERLERPGLFGVNPEVGHEQMAGLNFPHGIAQALWADKLFHIDLNGQSGIKYDQDLRFGAGDLRAAFWLVDLLETAGYRGPRHFDFKPPRTEDIEGVWASAAGCMRNYLILKERAAAFRADPEVQQALRASRLDQLSRPTLDAGETPAALLTDRSAFEEFDLEAAASRGMAFERLDQLAMDHLLGARG; encoded by the coding sequence ATGAGCTACATCCCCACCCCCGAGGACAGGTTCACCTTCGGCCTCTGGACCGTCGGCTGGCAGGGCCGGGACCCGTTCGGCGACGCCACCCGCCCGGTGCTCGACCCCGTTGGGGCGGTGACCCGGCTCGCCGAACTCGGCGCCTGGGGCGTCACGTTCCACGACGACGACCTGATCCCCCACGGCGCGCCGGAGGCCGAGCGCGAAGCCCGCGTCAAACGCTTCCGGCAGGCCCTGGAGGCCACCGGTATGACCGTGCCCATGGCCACCACCAACCTCTTCACCCATCCGGTCTTCAAGGACGGCGCCTTCACCGCCAACGATCGGGACGTACGCCGGTACGCCCTGCGCAAGACTTTCCGCAACATCGACCTCGCCGTCGAGCTGGGCGCCACGACCTATGTTGCCTGGGGCGGGCGCGAGGGCGCGGAGTCCGGCGCCGCCAAGGACGTACGCGCCGCGCTGGACCGGATGAAGGAGGCGTTCGACCTGCTCGGCGCGTATGTCACCGAGCAGGGCTACGATCTGCGTTTCGCCATCGAGCCCAAGCCGAACGAGCCGCGCGGCGACATCCTGCTGCCGACCGTCGGCCACGCCCTGGCCTTCATCGAGAGGCTGGAGCGGCCGGGGCTGTTCGGGGTGAACCCGGAGGTCGGCCACGAGCAGATGGCCGGGCTGAACTTCCCGCACGGCATCGCCCAGGCCCTGTGGGCGGACAAGCTCTTCCACATCGACCTCAACGGCCAGTCGGGCATCAAGTACGACCAGGACCTGCGCTTCGGCGCGGGCGATCTGCGGGCGGCCTTCTGGCTCGTCGACCTCCTGGAGACGGCCGGATACCGGGGCCCGCGCCACTTCGACTTCAAGCCGCCGCGCACCGAGGACATCGAGGGCGTCTGGGCCTCCGCCGCCGGGTGCATGCGGAACTACCTGATCCTGAAGGAGCGGGCCGCGGCCTTCCGCGCCGACCCCGAGGTCCAGCAGGCGCTGCGCGCCTCCCGCCTGGACCAGCTGTCCCGGCCCACCCTCGACGCGGGCGAGACCCCGGCAGCCCTGCTCACGGACCGTTCCGCCTTCGAGGAGTTCGACCTCGAGGCGGCCGCCTCACGTGGTATGGCCTTCGAACGCCTCGACCAGCTGGCCATGGACCACCTGTTGGGGGCACGCGGCTGA
- the xylB gene encoding xylulokinase — translation MAAAVPVPEGPLVVGVDSSTQSTKALVVDSATGRVVARGQAPHTVTGGTDGTGKESVPEQWWEALAEALRQCGAPAHEAAAVSVGGQQHGLVTLDASGRSVRPALLWNDVRSAPQRDRLVAELGGPKAWAERIGSVPAPAFTVTKWAWLRENEPEAARATAAVRLPHDYLTERLTGHGATDRGDASGTGWWASATEAYDEDILERAGLSPELLPRVLRHGEAAGTVRDLPDLSLPSGALVATGTGDNMAAALGLGLRPGQPVLSLGTSGTVYAVSAHRPADPTGVVAGFADARDAWLPLACTLNCTLAVDRIAALLGREREAVEPGGSAVLLPFLDGERTPHLPRASGLLHGLRHDTTPGQVLQAAYDGAVFALLTALDRVLYGENSSDAPLLLIGGGAKGTAWRETVRRLSGRPVQVPRAQELVALGAAAQAAGLLLGEDPAAVARRWATAQGPSYDAVPRDEATLERVAGVLSDADGLLHRT, via the coding sequence ATGGCAGCAGCCGTGCCCGTGCCGGAAGGACCGCTGGTCGTCGGCGTGGACAGCTCCACGCAGTCGACCAAGGCACTGGTCGTCGACTCCGCGACGGGGCGGGTCGTCGCACGCGGACAGGCCCCGCACACCGTCACCGGCGGCACCGACGGCACCGGCAAGGAGTCCGTGCCGGAGCAGTGGTGGGAGGCGCTGGCCGAAGCGCTGCGCCAGTGCGGGGCCCCCGCCCACGAGGCGGCCGCGGTCTCCGTCGGCGGCCAGCAGCACGGTCTGGTCACCCTGGACGCCTCCGGCCGTTCGGTGCGGCCCGCGCTGCTGTGGAACGACGTGCGCTCGGCCCCGCAGCGCGACCGGCTGGTGGCGGAGCTGGGCGGTCCGAAGGCGTGGGCGGAGCGGATCGGCAGTGTGCCCGCGCCCGCGTTCACCGTCACCAAGTGGGCCTGGCTCAGGGAGAACGAACCGGAGGCGGCGCGTGCCACCGCGGCCGTACGCCTCCCCCACGACTACCTCACCGAGCGGCTGACCGGTCACGGCGCGACCGACCGCGGGGATGCCTCGGGCACCGGCTGGTGGGCGTCGGCGACCGAGGCGTACGACGAGGACATTCTCGAGCGGGCGGGGCTGTCGCCGGAGCTGCTGCCGCGGGTACTGCGCCACGGCGAGGCCGCCGGGACCGTACGGGACCTCCCGGACCTCTCCCTCCCCAGCGGCGCCCTGGTGGCCACCGGCACGGGCGACAACATGGCCGCCGCCCTCGGACTCGGGCTGCGCCCGGGGCAGCCGGTGCTGAGCCTGGGGACTTCCGGCACCGTGTACGCGGTCTCGGCGCACCGGCCCGCCGACCCCACCGGGGTGGTCGCGGGGTTCGCCGACGCCCGTGACGCCTGGCTGCCGCTCGCCTGCACCCTCAACTGCACACTGGCGGTGGACCGGATCGCGGCGCTGCTCGGCCGGGAGCGGGAGGCGGTGGAGCCGGGCGGCTCGGCCGTACTGCTCCCCTTCCTGGACGGCGAGCGCACCCCGCATCTGCCGCGGGCGTCCGGTCTGCTGCACGGGCTGCGCCATGACACGACGCCCGGCCAGGTGCTCCAAGCCGCCTATGACGGCGCCGTGTTCGCCCTGCTCACCGCGCTGGACCGGGTGCTGTACGGCGAGAACTCGTCCGATGCGCCGCTGCTGCTCATCGGCGGCGGCGCCAAGGGCACGGCATGGCGGGAGACGGTGCGGAGGCTGAGCGGCCGTCCCGTGCAGGTGCCGCGCGCCCAGGAGTTGGTCGCCCTCGGCGCCGCGGCCCAGGCCGCCGGGCTGCTGCTGGGGGAGGACCCGGCGGCGGTGGCCCGGCGCTGGGCGACGGCACAGGGGCCGTCCTACGATGCGGTGCCGCGCGACGAAGCGACGCTGGAGCGTGTCGCGGGGGTGCTGTCCGACGCCGACGGTCTGCTCCACCGGACCTGA